The nucleotide window TCCCACGAAAACAATCGCTTCATCTGGACCAAGATTCCAGAAAGCTGATGTGCCCTGAGACATTCCAAGTGCTTCGGTTATCCGAGAAAATAGCTCAGGTACCTCATGGCTTGGCGCCGGTGGAACAAAGTACGTCAAATATTTTGTACTTGGATTATTTCCGTAAGCTGCTGGCAGTACACCCAAATCGCATAATTTTATAAGATCCAGGTATCCTATTCTGCCCTCCTGCACAGTGAATCCATCTTTCTCCAGTGCTTCCTGAAACACATTTACGTCACCTGTTGTCGCATTCTGTGCAAGGCTGGGCCACAACAAAACGGTGAACCCAAGCACAAGCAGTACAAAAACTCGCATTTATAACTACCTCTACATTCTATAGTTTAATCCAAACTATAAAAACATATGTAAACTTGTGCTGTGTTGAATAATTAAGGCCTGTAAGGTCGAACGCCATCGATTTTTACTATAATTACAATTAGTATAAATTAGTCCTCTGCTATCGTATACTCAAACATTATTCAACACAGAAGTTGAAGTCGTCTCGAAACTATAAATACCTCTTTCTGGCACATTATCAATCGTGAAGTTCGATGGAATTTAGAGAGCTGACGAGGAATGGTTGTTCATCAAACCACTCTTACCGCCGCAGCCAGCAGTTGGCAGAAAGAGAGCCGACGACCGGAAGACCATCAATGGGATACTGTATGTGCTTGTAACCGGATGCAGTGGTTTGCTTCCTGGGATTCCTGCAGCTGGCCGCATTTCTCATCATCTGGAGGAAACTGTGAATTTTGAGACGACTTCGATAGAAGCATGCAGCGGCATTCGCAGATCGTTGAGCAGGAGGTTGATAGGAATCCTTTTGTAAAAAGCCATCACGTATTATCATGAATGATGCGCGATGAGATCGCTTTGATCGTGGTACTGTTGCTTTTTTCAGGCTGCATACAGCCAGAGGGGCAGCAAGAGGTCACAGAAGGTGTGGTATCGGAGGAGTGGCGGCCTGATGGCGTCGTGGGCGAGAATGAGTACTCTCACACTCTAAAGCTCTACAGTCCTGCGAGGCAGGGATACACTGGCGGAACGATGACAGCCTCCTGGAAGATCGATGATGAGCATCTCTACATGGCCCTCAATGGAAGCACCCCTGGATGGCTCGCCATCGGCTTCGAGCCCGCTGAGTGGATGAAGGATGCGGATATGGTGCTGGGGTTTGTTGAGGGTAATGCGAGAGTGCTTGACGAATATTCAACAGGCAACTACGGCCCGCATATCGATGATACAGCACTCGGAGGCACCGACGACATAATGGAGCATGGCGGCAGGAGCTACGGTACGCATACTGTAGTGGAGTTCAGAAGAAAGCTCGACACAGGAGATCGCTTCGACAAGGTGCTGAGACCTGGGAAGAACGTATCGATAATCTGGGCGATGTCCGACAGCATGGATCCAAGTGTGAAGCACAACATCGCATACGGGGAGGGTGTGATATATCTGGGAAGATTGGAGAACTCTGCGCAGCGGGTCTCACAGAACCTGACCCGGAATGATTTCGAGTGGATGCTTTTCATATGGAAGGAGGAGAAGGCAGCGCGTGATCTCTACAAGACGCTTTATGAGATGACGGGCATGGCGATCTTCCTGGATCTGGTGAGATCTGAGCAGAGCCACATGGATCAGATCGGAGCTCTCATGAAAAGATACGGAATAGAGACGCCTGTTCTGGAGAGGGGAGTGTTCGATAATCAGACGTTGCAGAGGATCCATGATGACCTGCTCTCGAAAATATCCTCGGATCATGAT belongs to Methanothrix sp. and includes:
- a CDS encoding DUF2202 domain-containing protein, translated to MVLLLFSGCIQPEGQQEVTEGVVSEEWRPDGVVGENEYSHTLKLYSPARQGYTGGTMTASWKIDDEHLYMALNGSTPGWLAIGFEPAEWMKDADMVLGFVEGNARVLDEYSTGNYGPHIDDTALGGTDDIMEHGGRSYGTHTVVEFRRKLDTGDRFDKVLRPGKNVSIIWAMSDSMDPSVKHNIAYGEGVIYLGRLENSAQRVSQNLTRNDFEWMLFIWKEEKAARDLYKTLYEMTGMAIFLDLVRSEQSHMDQIGALMKRYGIETPVLERGVFDNQTLQRIHDDLLSKISSDHDALRAAANFEEISIIDLERAMGETSNGEILDVYSGLLAGSRKHLRSYVRALKDRGIEYAPVYLSAGEYEEFVGGA